CGAAAGCGCGACGTAAAGCGCGACGGGCAGCGACGTTGGGTGAAATGCGACGATGCTCGTTGCCCCGTACTCGCCGATCGCTCGCAGCCATGCAAAGGCGATTCCAGCACCGATGCTCCCCGCCGCGGCGGGGAGCGCGACGCGCGCGAAGATACGCCATTCACTCGCGCCCAGCGTTCGCGCCGCGTCGGCATACATGGGATCGAGTGCGCCGAACGCGGCGGTGGCGGCGATCGCAACGAAGGAGCCCGAAACGAAGAACTCTGCAATGGCGACGCCGAGCAGCGAATCGGCAACGGTCACGCCGTGCATTGCGAGCCATCCGCCCACCGGTGAATTGATTCCAAGCGCGTAAATCAACATCAAGCCCGATGCGACCGGCGGAAACGCGAGCGGCAGCGCCAGCAAGAAGACCGCGGCGGCGCGCAGCTTCGCCGGGAGGCGCGAGAGCGCGTATCCGCCCGGCACGCCCAGCAGTGTGGCGGCGAGCGTCGCCCCGGCGGATGCTACCAGCGAGACGCGCAGCGCGTCGGCCCCGTTG
This Candidatus Eremiobacterota bacterium DNA region includes the following protein-coding sequences:
- a CDS encoding ABC transporter permease subunit is translated as MIRRWPTSLFLFAALLLLAAFVTPVAAVIVAMPPAQALAAFAHNGADALRVSLVASAGATLAATLLGVPGGYALSRLPAKLRAAAVFLLALPLAFPPVASGLMLIYALGINSPVGGWLAMHGVTVADSLLGVAIAEFFVSGSFVAIAATAAFGALDPMYADAARTLGASEWRIFARVALPAAAGSIGAGIAFAWLRAIGEYGATSIVAFHPTSLPVALYVALSASGVREALALCYGFVLLAAVVLAAAWILRRGVVQ